The following proteins are encoded in a genomic region of Necator americanus strain Aroian chromosome II, whole genome shotgun sequence:
- a CDS encoding hypothetical protein (NECATOR_CHRII.G4372.T1): protein MEAEDYFSAYDALHVGSSPVRRLEVRLRNVSSISKVVWSSFDFMCGPELKFVWEISPSSSVSPVNLSGEEGSVNDAESLDSSVSTQSVQFEDIDDPLQTALESASGLYESMIMDDSLYHQYHLSSRLGGYTFQELRYLDEFMVDSSYSGTDTNSTMTDSRLQERPAAVRSTSSATTLTKGSSSEQLLEANEEADDSAGPIDPMVGTPMELLNISNLLSSDQTGLRQSQDTTETATLPERNASGSSTTGGKTSTSSFTKLSDEDANNPDRSVEGSGDVDEEKTTSALVTSCVDSGIGGTISTHSELSALCLSPLAESSPKDLAKSSQSSYGGKRNRLSHESAPDSLDGDVVSFLDLPLDVAGDQISDEFFVAKFVLAEQVFSVQLPSNPLMHKMKVVPSRSLLVGSFIFSTQGSGGNKTIHAISFLMNIRKQEWYMERQQFLESVVLDVVPRLKASMVAEDWDDVVIRTNVELTRLMHLLTVLDRYPLVSESRPLLIKNTLLTGKRCYNDKVLCKAISGVLQSQGQCVIIGSDNHYVSRLLHTLAAFLPEQLRWCCPRMYRHKFNPYLRLQVVRRYELPYLMQCGALATWPLCVVDVDRATVCMSAPYSRHRVLKRRADAQRVDIVLQGSIKTKAVTLEMSSCRILDCVKTFLRRVDLLPVEESARMGLVNQLLLYVENMARALILYVQHASEPLPTEKSIPATKSSRFSLSECRKALDLQSDGWFHAVLARAELIVPDIAEFIYNSD, encoded by the exons ATGGAGGCTGAGGACTACTTTTCCGCATATGATGCTTTGCATGTG GGCAGTTCACCAGTTCGACGTTTGGAAGTACGTTTGCGAAATGTCTCAAGCATTAGCAAAGTTGTTTGGTCGTCATTTGATTTCATGTGCGGACCAGAACTCAAGTTTGTTTGGGAG ATTTCACCGTCTTCATCTGTATCTCCGGTAAATTTGAGTGGAGAAGAAGGCTCTGTTAACGATGCGGAAAGTTTGGATTCTTCCGTTTCAACGCAATCTGTCCAGTTTGAGGATATCGACGACCCTTTGCAG ACTGCATTGGAAAGCGCCTCGGGATTATACGAAAGCATGATCATGGACGACTCTTTGTATCATCAGTACCATCTCTCGAGTCGTCTCGGTGGATATACATTTCAAGAGTTGCGTTATCTGGACGAGTTCATGGTCGACAGCAGTtacagcggcactgacacaAATTCGACAATGACAGATTCAAGGCTGCAG GAACGTCCTGCCGCTGTACGATCTACTTCATCTGCTACCACATTAACCAAGGGGAGTAGTTCTGAACAGCTGTTAGAAGCGAATGAAGAG GCGGATGATTCAGCTGGACCGATTGATCCAATGGTTGGCACTCCTATGGAGTTGCTGAACATCTCCAACTTGCTGTCTTCAGATCAAACTGGGCTCCGTCAAAGTCAGGATACAACGGAAACAGC TACATTGCCAGAAAGGAACGCGTCTGGTAGTTCTACCACTGGCGGAAAAACCAGCACATCATCATTTACAAAACTTTCCGATGAAGATGCGAACAATCCTGACAGATCTGTGGAAGGGAGTGGTGATGTAGATGAAGAAAAGACCACCAGTG CGCTGGTCACTTCGTGTGTCGACTCTGGGATTGGAGGCACAATATCTACGCATAGCGAGTTAAGTGCATTGTGCTTGTCCCCTTTAGCTGAATCTTCTCCCAAAGATTTAGCGAAATCTTCCCAGAGCAGTTACGGAGGGAAGAG GAATCGTTTATCCCACGAATCAGCTCCAGACTCATTGGACGGGGACGTGGTGTCTTTTCTTGATCTTCCGTTAGATGTAGCTGGCGATCAAATTAGTGACGAATTTTTCGTCGCGAAATTTGTCCTCGCTGAGCAAGTGTTcag tgttcaACTACCATCCAACCCTCTAATGCATAAGATGAAGGTGGTCCCGTCGAGAAGTCTGCTTGTtggttcttttattttctctactCAAGGATCGGgtggaaataaaacaatacaTGCGATTTCATTCTTGATGAATATTCGAAA GCAGGAATGGTACATGGAGAGGCAGCAGTTTCTTGAATCTGTTGTGCTTGACGTTGTTCCGCGATTGAAAGCGTCGATGGTGGCT GAAGACTGGGATGATGTAGTGATAAGGACTAACGTTGAATTGACACGCTTGATGCATTTACTTACAGTTTTGGACCGCTACCCGCTAGTGTCCGAGTCCCGCCCGCTTTTG ATTAAAAATACACTGTTGACTGGAAAACGTTGCTATAACGACAAAGTGCTATGCAAGGCCATATCTGGTGTCTTACAGAGTCAGGGACAATGCGTCATAATAGGATCAGACAATCATTACGTATCTCGA tTGTTGCACACCCTCGCTGCGTTCCTTCCTGAGCAGTTACGATGGTGTTGCCCACGTATGTATCGCCATAAATTCAATCCGTATCTCAGGTTACAGGTTGTGCGTCGG TACGAGTTGCCGTATCTCATGCAGTGTGGTGCACTGGCAACATGGCCGTTGTGCGTGGTGGATGTGGATCGCGCTACTGTCTGCATGTCTGCTCCTTACAGTCGACATCGCGTTCTTAAGCGGAGGGCAGATGCACAGCGAGTTGACATCGTTTTGCAGGGCTCCATTAAAACCAAAGCTGTTACGCT TGAAATGAGTTCTTGTCGCATACTGGATTGTGTGAAAACGTTTCTCAGACGTGTCGATCTCCTTCCTGTCGAG gAATCTGCCAGAATGGGACTCGTCAATCAATTACTTTTATACGTTGAAAATATGGCGCGTGCACTGATCCTGTATGTGCAACATGCAAG CGAGCCTTTGCCCACGGAGAAGTCCATTCCAGCGACCAAAAGTTCTCGATTCTCTTTGAGTGAATGTAGAAAGGCGCTAGACCTTCAGTCTGACGGCTGGTTCCACGCAGTTTTAGCTAGGGCCGAACTCATAGTTCCGGATATAGCTGAGTTCATTTACAATTCAGATTAA
- a CDS encoding hypothetical protein (NECATOR_CHRII.G4373.T2) — protein MIIACGSAGLCFLLAIIGAWFLRRYCENKALNSMPWRIFRDDIQIIDEEQAKSMLSLNSQRTKLSNSNTMALKHHAIIGVNTHATYRMYEQRRPIKFGKTDLTLLMRMKQAVHDNLNPFLGMAFNEKAEMLLLWKFCSRGTLQDVIYNENFVLDEKFHGAFIRDVTLGIEYLHLSKIGFHGSITTWSALIDRNWLVKLTDYGVADAVNRWVKHGSINEEILKDGDDKTEAGQKTAILYVAPEIRLANEKNQKRRVDQAWVAQTLEKRRAADIYAFGVVMYEILFRTFPFSDKVDLEALSTKAMEGEKIARPQIQKDRQIHPDLQALLQDCWHDAPDARPSIRRVRLSTESILKTKGSLVDSMTRMMEEYANNLEKLVSERTGMLEQATVRADQLLSQLLPKYVANELKNGRPVPPKMYSAATVFFSDVVGFTTLCGSSSPIEVVNLLNSVYSGFDEIINKHDGYKVETIGDAYMVVSGIPQENGKRHISNVADIALEIMQFLVNYRIPHRKSDKLVIRIGFHSGPVAAAVVGLNAPRYCLFGDTVNMASRMESTGEPEKIQMSQASRDLLANEYPEFVTIKRGDFEIKGKGKCATFWLLRKDRSCFGG, from the exons ATGATCATAGCTTGTGGCTCAGCTGGATTATGTTTTCTGCTCGCTATCATTGGAGCTTGGTTTCTTAGAAGATACTG cGAAAACAAAGCTCTTAACAGCATGCCATGGAGAATATTCAGAGATGATATCCAGATTATTGACGAGGAGCAAGCGAAATCTATG CTGTCTTTGAACTCGCAGAGAACGAAGTTGTCGAATTCAAATACAATGGCACTGAAACATCATGCCATCATTGGAGTGAATACCCACGCCACCTACCGTATGTATGAACAACGAAGGCCTATAAAATTTGGCAAAACGGATCTTACTTTGCTCATGAGG ATGAAACAAGCTGTACATGACAATCTGAACCCTTTTCTTGGAATGGCATTCAATGAAAAAGCTGAGATGTTACTACTTTGGAAGTTTTGTTCCAGGGGAACATTGCAG GATGTCATCTACAATGAGAACTTTGTTCTCGACGAGAAGTTTCATGGAGCATTCATCAGAGATGTCACGCTG GGTATCGAATACCTTCATTTGTCGAAAATTGGCTTTCATGGCAGTATTACCACCTGGTCTGCTCTTATAGATCGCAATTGGCTGGTTAAATTGACAGATTACG GCGTCGCCGATGCTGTTAACAGATGGGTGAAACACGGAAGTATCAATGAAGAAATACTTAAAGATGGAGATGATAAAACTGAAGCTGGACAAAAAACTG CGATCCTCTACGTCGCTCCAGAGATACGACTCGCAAATGAGAAGAATCAGAAACGTCGCGTCGATCAAGCCTGGGTCgcacag ACATTGGAAAAACGACGAGCAGCTGATATCTACGCGTTTGGAGTGGTGATGTACGAGATTCTTTTCAGAACATTTCCGTTCAGTGATAAAGTTGACCTTGAGG CACTCTCTACAAAGGCGATGGAAGGGGAGAAAATAGCCCGACCACAAATTCAGAAGGACAGACAGATCCATCCTGATCTTCAGGCTCTTCTTCAG GACTGTTGGCACGACGCGCCGGACGCGCGGCCTTCCATACGAAGAGTGAGGCTGTCCACTgaatcaattttgaaaac aaaaggaAGTCTTGTTGATTCGATGACCCGAATGATGGAGGAATACGCCAATAATCTGGAAAAACTCGTAAGCGAAAGGACGGGGATGTTGGAGCAGGCCACAGTCCGTGCTGACCAACTGCTCTCTCAACTACTACCAAA ATATGTGGCAAATGAGCTTAAAAATGGGCGCCCCGTTCCTCCAAAAATGTACTCGGCAGCTACAGTATTTTTTAGCGATGTAGTGGGATTCACAACGCTTTGCGGTTCATCATCTCCTATTGAG GTCGTCAATTTACTCAACAGCGTCTACTCGGGATTCGATGAAATCATCAACAAGCATGATGGATATAAG GTGGAGACAATCGGTGACGCCTACATGGTCGTATCCGGTATACctcaagaaaatggaaaacgaCATATCAGCAACGTCGCCGATATCGCACTCGAAATTATGCAA TTTCTGGTCAACTACCGTATCCCTCATCGTAAATCAGATAAATTGGTCATCCGTATAGGATTCCATAGCGGTCCTGTAGCTGCAGCTGTTGTTGGATTGAACGCTCCACGGTACTGTCTGTTCGGTGATACG GTTAATATGGCATCTCGAATGGAATCTACAGGAGAACCAGAAAAGATTCAAATGTCGCAGGCATCGAGAGATCTCCTCGCCAACGAATATCCAGAGTTTGTGACAATAAAACGTGGAGACTTTGAGATTAAA GGTAAAGGGAAATGCGCCACCTTCTGGCTATTACGAAAGGATCGCTCATGCTTTGGAGGTTGA
- a CDS encoding hypothetical protein (NECATOR_CHRII.G4370.T1): MLLHFRIFKKTITTFIQSQRSPLIRKMKAKDAMGLLFRKKTFAGSSTLDSQLKRCLSVIDVMFLAVGQMIGAGIYVLAGAVVHSQTGPSIIISFSLAGFAALMSAFSYAEFGARYPRAGSAYTYAYVGVGELWAFVIGWTVILEYMIGNAAVARSWSGYLDTLVNHAVSNFTLSTVGTLSSEGGFFSRYPDVMSFLLIVAVAVIVAAGSKSSASVNTAFVFLNLTLIAFITIYGFTYADISLWTGSDESGRSRFFPFGLAGTFSGAATCFFSFIGFECLATAGEEAKNPKRTIPIATFGCLLVVTFTYVVMSSSLTLMIPWEKVNPEAAFADAFDAKGAVVAKYIITAGALAGMLNNLVTGAFALPRCVYAMADDGLIFSFFATVNKFTKVPLNAIIVFTLLNATLAMVFDLEALVEFLSIGTLLAYSVVSACVLILRHQPAPIDGDPEKLDSGGRIKSWVPFRNFWEGLPVGRSICIAVIALVVSYFSLAFTIRLGKIFTTSGFICIGMSTLLIIASFLFIYGHEQNTLDLNFRVPFVPLIPCVGLLINCFMMAFLELLTWARFFIWMFIGLIIYIFYGLHHSKEGKKKRVVAESRLSTISKNSCDRN; the protein is encoded by the exons ATGCTACTCCACTTCAGAATATTTAAGAAAACGATTACAACATTCATACAAAGCCAACGGAGCCCTTTAATTCG AAAGATGAAAGCCAAGGATGCGATGGGTTTACTGTTTCGGAAGAAAACCTTTGCCGGTTCGTCCACCCTCGATTCACAGCTGAAAAGATGTCTAAGCGTGATCGACGTAATGTTTTTGGCTGTTGGTCAAATGATCGGCGCTGGAATTTACGTCCTTGCCG GTGCTGTCGTTCATTCACAAACAGGTCCATCAATCATCATCTCATTCTCGCTTGCCGGATTTGCAGCTCTGATGTCCGCGTTCAGTTATGCGGAATTCGGAGCGAG GTATCCAAGAGCTGGTAGCGCTTACACTTACGCTTACGTCGGTGTAGGTGAGCTGTGGGCATTTGTTATCGGATGGACTGTGATTCTCGAATATATGATTGGAAATGCAG CTGTGGCTAGATCATGGTCTGGATATCTCGACACGCTGGTGAACCACGCTGTAAGCAACTTCACACTGTCCACAGTTGGAACACTGAGTTCG gaGGGAGGATTCTTCAGTCGGTATCCGGACGTAATGTCATTCTTGCTGATCGTAGCTGTTGCGGTTATAGTTGCCGCTGGCTCAAAATCGTCCGCCAGCGTCAATACTGCCTTCGTCTTTTTGAATCTCACA CTAATCGCTTTCATCACCATTTACGGTTTTACATACGCAGATATCTCATTATGGACTGGCAGCGACGAGAGCGGCAGATCAAG ATTTTTCCCATTCGGCCTAGCCGGAACCTTCTCCGGGGCAGCTACTTGCTTCTTCTCGTTTATTGGTTTCGAATGTCTCGCTACTGCTGGAGAGGAGGCAAAAA ATCCGAAGCGCACAATTCCTATCGCTACCTTTGGATGTCTTCTAGTGGTCACATTCACCTACGTGGTTATGTCCTCATCTCTTACCTTAATGATACCGTGGGAAAAG GTGAATCCTGAAGCTGCCTTCGCCGACGCTTTCGACGCGAAGGGTGCCGTTGTCGCCAAATACATAATCACAGCCGGAGCGTTGGCAGGAATGCTTAATAATTTG GTAACAGGAGCCTTCGCTCTTCCGAGATGCGTATACGCAATGGCCGACGACGGCCTTatcttctccttctttgcCACCGTCAACAAATTCACGAAG GTCCCCTTGAACGCTATCATCGTGTTCACGCTTCTGAATGCTACCCTGGCAATGGTTTTCGATCTGGAAGCTCTCGTCGAGTTTCTCTCCATTGGTACTCTTCTCGCGTATTCTGTGGTTTCAGCATGCGTACTGATCCTAAGGCATCAGCCTGCACCCATAGATGGAGATCCCGAAAAACTTGATTCAG GAGGTAGGATCAAATCTTGGGTGCCATTCCGGAATTTTTGGGAAGGCCTCCCTGTTGGAAGGTCAATATGCATCGCCGTGATTGCTCTTGTTGTCTCCTACTTCTCGCTAGCGTTCACCATTCGGTTAG GGAAAATATTCACCACATCTGGCTTCATATGCATAGGAATGAGTACACTACTCATAATCGCCTCATTTCTGTTCATCTATGGACATGAACAAAACACACTGGACCTTAATTTCAGA GTGCCTTTTGTTCCACTGATTCCATGTGTTGGACTGCTGATCAACTGCTTCATGATGGCATTCCTAGAACTCCTCACATGGGCTCGCTTCTTTATATGGATGTTCATAG GTCTCATCATTTATATCTTCTATGGTCTTCACCATAGCAAAGAAGGGAAGAAGAAACGAGTGGTCGCCGAATCAAGACTGTCGACGATATCGAAGAACAGTTGCGACAGGAACTAG
- a CDS encoding hypothetical protein (NECATOR_CHRII.G4371.T1) — protein sequence MSVEQWVNDELHSIVGISDRTISQYVLALAKRSNSTDEFIGKLRDNDALEINENVRQFASQLMNKLPRAVPKVPTRKGPSERELREMELKRLSNTLTIVKEEPRHSKKSSHRRKRRESSSDEEVPKTSKSVETKPHKQEEASSGSDFEAVEGELDRDIKERDELAARIRKREKEKTRNVLEQKRKIPDNKDKEGLNMEKLREESRRLYLAKRKDDKLDELRRVVMDDETLFAHEDLTERERKDMEYRKKVLEYAEQHEKAADIMKTKRYYVPDAKVKSVPTEYVEEPEEYRHGGDGAKWEHEQLMASMLTYGAKDAKLKQEEFDLLLDDKIDFIQALQMPGTLEKQQAEEITAAQKRKMSIEETRRSLPVYAFREQFIEAVKEHQVLIIEGETGSGKTTQLPQYLYEAGFCKDGKKIGCTQPRRVAAMSVAARVAEEVGCKLGMQAGYSIRFEDCTSEKTVLKYMTDGMLLREFLNEPDLASYSVMMIDEAHERTLHTDILFGLVKDIARFRKDLKLLISSATLDAEKFSTFFDDAPIFRIPGRRFPVDIYYTQAPEADYLDAVMVTVMQIHLTQPLPGDVLVFLTGQEEIESVQEALMEKTKALGSKIKELIPLPIYANLPSDLQAKIFEPTPPNARKVILATNIAETSVTIDGICYVIDPGFSKQNSFDARSGVEHLHVVTISKAAANQRAGRAGRTGPGKCFRLYTAWAYKHELEDQPIPEIQRTNLGNVVLMLKSLGIHDLVHFDFLDPPPQETLVIALEQLYALGALNHRGELTKLGRRMAEFPCDPCMSKMIIASEKYGCSEEIITICAMLSCNAAVFYRPKAMIIHADSARKGFWSPAGDHLTLLNVYNKWKETNYSQQWCVENFVQHRTMKKARDIRDQLEGLLERVEIEPKSNSCTIAIRKAITAGYFYNCSKLDNSGHYKTVKHKHTVQVHPNSCLFEELPRWVVYYELVFTSKEFMREISQIESSWLLEVAPHYYKGRELEDPTNKKMPKQRGKSAQELQ from the exons ATGTCAGTCGAACAATGGGTTAATGACGAACTTCATTCCATCGTGGGCATCAGTGATCGGACGATATCTCAGTATGTTTTGGCTCTTGCCAAGAGGAGTAACAGCACCGACGAGTTCATTGGAAAGCTGCGTGATAACGATGCCCTCGAGATCAACGAGAATGTGCGACAGTTCGCTTCACAGCTGATGAATAAACTGCCTAGGGCAG TTCCAAAAGTGCCTACGCGCAAGGGTCCATCAGAGAGAGAACTGAGAGAAATGGAACTGAAAAGGTTAAGCAATACTTTGACGATCGTGAAGGAAGAACCAAGGCATTCAAAGAAATCCTCACATCGACGAAAACGTCGTGAAAGCAGCAGTGACGAAGAG GTCCCGAAGACTTCCAAATCTGTAGAAACAAAGCCGCACAAACAAGAAGAAGCATCAAGTGGTTCCGACTTTGAAGCAGTTGAAGGAGAGCTTGATCGAGATATCAAAGAAAGAGACGAATTGGCGGCAAGAATACGaaagcgagaaaaagaaaagacgaggAACGTACTGgagcagaagagaaaaataccGGACAATAAG GACAAGGAAGGACTAAATATGGAAAAGTTGCGAGAAGAATCGCGTAGACTTTATCTTGCTAAAAGAAAGGACGATAAGCTTGACGAATTGCGTCGTGTAGTTATGGACGATGAAACTTTATTTGCCCATGAAGA TCTCACCGAAAGGGAACGCAAAGATATGGAGTATCGCAAAAAGGTCTTGGAATACGCGGAACAGCACGAAAAGGCTGCAGACATCATGAAGACCAAACGGTACTATGTTCCTGATGCCAAAGTGAAGTCAGTTCCCACTGAATACGTGGAGGAACCTGAAGAATATCGGCATGGAG GTGATGGCGCTAAATGGGAGCACGAGCAACTGATGGCGAGTATGCTAACCTATGGTGCTAAGGACGCGAAATTA AAACAAGAGGAGTTCGATTTGCTGTTGGATGACAAAATAGATTTCATCCAAGCTCTACAGATGCCGGGTACTTTAGAAAAGCAGCAG GCTGAAGAGATCACCGCCGCGCAGAAGAGAAAGATGAGCATTGAAGAGACGAGAAGATCGTTACCTGTGTACGCTTTCCGTGAACAGTTTATCGAAGCTGTAAAGGAACATCAG GTACTTATCATAGAAGGAGAGACTGGCTCAGGAAAAACCACTCAATTACCGCAGTATCTTTATGAAGCG GGTTTCTGTAAAGACGGTAAGAAAATCGGGTGCACGCAACCTCGTCGTGTAGCTGCTATGTCTGTTGCTGCCAGAGTTGCTGAGGAAGTCGGATGCAAATTGGGCATGCAGGCGG GATACAGTATTCGTTTCGAGGACTGCACCTCAGAGAAGACGGTACTAAAGTATATGACCGATGGAATGCTTCTGCGAGAGTTCTTGAACGAACCAGACTTGGCAAGCTATAG TGTGATGATGATTGACGAAGCTCACGAAAGAACTTTGCATACGGACATTTTGTTTGGTCTGGTCAAAGATATCGCTAGATTCAGAAAG GATTTGAAACTTCTCATTTCTTCCGCTACTCTTGATGCTGAGAAGTTCTCCACGTTTTTCGACGATGCTCCGATTTTCCGCATTCCAGGAAGGAG GTTCCCTGTTGATATTTACTACACTCAAGCGCCGGAGGCGGATTATCTGGACGCAGTGATGGTCACCGTTATGCAAATCCATCTCACCCAACCCCTTCCTGGCGATGTTCTCGTCTTTCTAACTG GCCAGGAGGAAATTGAGTCCGTCCAGGAAGCATTGATGGAGAAAACCAAAGCTCTCGGAAGTAAGATCAAAGAACTAATACCTCTGCCAATCTATGCTAACTTGCCGTCTGATCTCCAAGCAAAAATATTCGAGCCGACTCCACCGAACGCTAGGAAG GTTATACTTGCTACGAACATAGCGGAAACATCAGTCACCATCGACGGGATCTGCTATGTCATTGATCCCGGGTTTTCGAAACAGAATTCTTTTGATGCAAGAAGCGGTGTTGAGCACCTCCATGTAGTCACCATCTCTAAG GCTGCGGCGAATCAGCGAGCAGGAAGGGCAGGAAGAACTGGGCCAGGAAAATGTTTCCGCTTATATACTGCATGGGCGTACAAACATGAACTTGAAGACCAACCCATACCCGAG ATCCAAAGAACAAATCTTGGTAACGTGGTATTGATGCTCAAATCGCTGGGAATCCACGACCTTGTGCACTTTGATTTCCTCGACCCACCTCCTCAG GAGACCTTAGTTATTGCTTTGGAGCAACTCTATGCGCTTGGAGCGTTGAACCATCGAGGGGAGCTAACGAAACTTGGGCGACGAATGGCTGAGTTTCCCTGCGATCCATGCATGAGTAAAATGATCATTGCTAGCGAGAA ATACGGGTGTTCAGAAGAGATCATCACTATTTGCGCGATGTTGTCGTGCAATGCTGCTGTATTTTACAG aCCAAAAGCGATGATCATACATGCGGATTCGGCTAGAAAGGGTTTCTGGAGTCCTGCTGGTGATCATCTCACTCTCTTGAATGTATACAACAAATGGAAGGAGACAAACTATTCGCAGCAATG GTGTGTGGAGAACTTTGTGCAGCATCGCACAATGAAGAAGGCACGAGATATTCGTGATCAACTAGAAGGGCTTTTGGAAAGAGTTGAGATCGAACCT aagtcTAATTCGTGTACGATTGCCATTCGGAAAGCGATTACCGCTGGTTATTTTTACAACTGCTCAAAATTAGACAATTCTG gtcaCTACAAAACAGTGAAGCACAAGCACACCGTGCAGGTGCATCCAAACTCTTGTCTATTCGAAGAGTTACCTCGATGGGTGGTTTACTACGAACTTGTCTTCACTAGCAAGGAGTTCATGCGAGAG ATCAGTCAAATAGAGAGCTCTTGGCTGTTGGAAGTAGCTCCTCATTACTACAAAGGTCGTGAATTGGAAGATCCTACCAATAAGAAAATGCCAAAGCAAAGAGGGAAATCTGCACAGGAATTACAGTAG
- a CDS encoding hypothetical protein (NECATOR_CHRII.G4370.T2), which yields MPGEDEIFKKTITTFIQSQRSPLIRKMKAKDAMGLLFRKKTFAGSSTLDSQLKRCLSVIDVMFLAVGQMIGAGIYVLAGAVVHSQTGPSIIISFSLAGFAALMSAFSYAEFGARYPRAGSAYTYAYVGVGELWAFVIGWTVILEYMIGNAAVARSWSGYLDTLVNHAVSNFTLSTVGTLSSEGGFFSRYPDVMSFLLIVAVAVIVAAGSKSSASVNTAFVFLNLTLIAFITIYGFTYADISLWTGSDESGRSRFFPFGLAGTFSGAATCFFSFIGFECLATAGEEAKNPKRTIPIATFGCLLVVTFTYVVMSSSLTLMIPWEKVNPEAAFADAFDAKGAVVAKYIITAGALAGMLNNLVTGAFALPRCVYAMADDGLIFSFFATVNKFTKVPLNAIIVFTLLNATLAMVFDLEALVEFLSIGTLLAYSVVSACVLILRHQPAPIDGDPEKLDSGGRIKSWVPFRNFWEGLPVGRSICIAVIALVVSYFSLAFTIRLGKIFTTSGFICIGMSTLLIIASFLFIYGHEQNTLDLNFRVPFVPLIPCVGLLINCFMMAFLELLTWARFFIWMFIGLIIYIFYGLHHSKEGKKKRVVAESRLSTISKNSCDRN from the exons ATGCCAGGCGAAGACGA AATATTTAAGAAAACGATTACAACATTCATACAAAGCCAACGGAGCCCTTTAATTCG AAAGATGAAAGCCAAGGATGCGATGGGTTTACTGTTTCGGAAGAAAACCTTTGCCGGTTCGTCCACCCTCGATTCACAGCTGAAAAGATGTCTAAGCGTGATCGACGTAATGTTTTTGGCTGTTGGTCAAATGATCGGCGCTGGAATTTACGTCCTTGCCG GTGCTGTCGTTCATTCACAAACAGGTCCATCAATCATCATCTCATTCTCGCTTGCCGGATTTGCAGCTCTGATGTCCGCGTTCAGTTATGCGGAATTCGGAGCGAG GTATCCAAGAGCTGGTAGCGCTTACACTTACGCTTACGTCGGTGTAGGTGAGCTGTGGGCATTTGTTATCGGATGGACTGTGATTCTCGAATATATGATTGGAAATGCAG CTGTGGCTAGATCATGGTCTGGATATCTCGACACGCTGGTGAACCACGCTGTAAGCAACTTCACACTGTCCACAGTTGGAACACTGAGTTCG gaGGGAGGATTCTTCAGTCGGTATCCGGACGTAATGTCATTCTTGCTGATCGTAGCTGTTGCGGTTATAGTTGCCGCTGGCTCAAAATCGTCCGCCAGCGTCAATACTGCCTTCGTCTTTTTGAATCTCACA CTAATCGCTTTCATCACCATTTACGGTTTTACATACGCAGATATCTCATTATGGACTGGCAGCGACGAGAGCGGCAGATCAAG ATTTTTCCCATTCGGCCTAGCCGGAACCTTCTCCGGGGCAGCTACTTGCTTCTTCTCGTTTATTGGTTTCGAATGTCTCGCTACTGCTGGAGAGGAGGCAAAAA ATCCGAAGCGCACAATTCCTATCGCTACCTTTGGATGTCTTCTAGTGGTCACATTCACCTACGTGGTTATGTCCTCATCTCTTACCTTAATGATACCGTGGGAAAAG GTGAATCCTGAAGCTGCCTTCGCCGACGCTTTCGACGCGAAGGGTGCCGTTGTCGCCAAATACATAATCACAGCCGGAGCGTTGGCAGGAATGCTTAATAATTTG GTAACAGGAGCCTTCGCTCTTCCGAGATGCGTATACGCAATGGCCGACGACGGCCTTatcttctccttctttgcCACCGTCAACAAATTCACGAAG GTCCCCTTGAACGCTATCATCGTGTTCACGCTTCTGAATGCTACCCTGGCAATGGTTTTCGATCTGGAAGCTCTCGTCGAGTTTCTCTCCATTGGTACTCTTCTCGCGTATTCTGTGGTTTCAGCATGCGTACTGATCCTAAGGCATCAGCCTGCACCCATAGATGGAGATCCCGAAAAACTTGATTCAG GAGGTAGGATCAAATCTTGGGTGCCATTCCGGAATTTTTGGGAAGGCCTCCCTGTTGGAAGGTCAATATGCATCGCCGTGATTGCTCTTGTTGTCTCCTACTTCTCGCTAGCGTTCACCATTCGGTTAG GGAAAATATTCACCACATCTGGCTTCATATGCATAGGAATGAGTACACTACTCATAATCGCCTCATTTCTGTTCATCTATGGACATGAACAAAACACACTGGACCTTAATTTCAGA GTGCCTTTTGTTCCACTGATTCCATGTGTTGGACTGCTGATCAACTGCTTCATGATGGCATTCCTAGAACTCCTCACATGGGCTCGCTTCTTTATATGGATGTTCATAG GTCTCATCATTTATATCTTCTATGGTCTTCACCATAGCAAAGAAGGGAAGAAGAAACGAGTGGTCGCCGAATCAAGACTGTCGACGATATCGAAGAACAGTTGCGACAGGAACTAG